A genomic stretch from Acidimicrobiales bacterium includes:
- a CDS encoding HIT domain-containing protein, with product MPDGSTLFEAIEQSGLDDSETFIVHRGETCFVLLNAYPYTSGHMMVLPRRAVATLDGLDAAEHEELWATVRDAVAAVESAFSPGGVNVGLNLGPAAGAGVPGHLHVHVVPRWSGDTNFTTTTADLRVLPEALGDSWRRLREAWPA from the coding sequence GTGCCGGACGGTTCGACCCTCTTCGAGGCAATCGAGCAGAGCGGCCTCGACGATTCCGAGACCTTTATCGTCCACCGGGGCGAGACCTGCTTCGTCCTGCTGAACGCCTACCCGTACACCAGCGGCCACATGATGGTCCTGCCCCGACGTGCCGTGGCCACCCTGGACGGCCTCGACGCCGCCGAACACGAGGAACTCTGGGCGACGGTGCGTGACGCCGTGGCCGCCGTCGAGTCTGCCTTCTCGCCGGGTGGCGTGAACGTGGGGCTGAACTTGGGGCCGGCAGCCGGTGCCGGGGTACCCGGCCATCTCCACGTGCACGTGGTGCCCCGCTGGTCCGGTGACACAAACTTCACCACGACGACGGCCGACCTCCGGGTGCTTCCCGAGGCCCTAGGAGATTCGTGGCGGCGCCTCCGGGAGGCCTGGCCCGCCTGA
- the thrS gene encoding threonine--tRNA ligase encodes MSELTITLPDGSTRVLPEGATGADLAADIGPGLARAALIVTVDGDSRDLDRVLPDGCSVSIVTADSDDGLHTIRHSTAHVLAQAVLDLWPGATYAIGPPIEHGFYYDFELPGGATFSNDDLEAIEARMREVIEADQAFERHEADAGEALDLFADHRYKREIIEQVTSGAASGEMTGEASTDGSVTYYRNGDEFIDLCLGPHVPSTGRLGHFALQKVAGAYWRGDEKQPMLQRIYGTAWADKKTLKAYLHRLVEAEKRDHRRLAAEMDLLSWPEALGPGLAVWHPKGALVRKLIEDYSRARHEAGGYDFVYSPHIAKSVLWETSGHLDFYADGMYPPMELDGATYYPKPMNCPFHVAIFQSGQRSYRDLPSRLFELGTVYRYELSGVIHGLMRSRGFTQDDSHIFCTREQVPDELASLLDFTLSVLRAFGFEDFQAKLSTRPEDKAVGEEELWEMATDGLRAALESAGLDYVVDEGGGAFYGPKIDVDVTDAIGRPWQLSTIQLDFNLPERFELEYVGADGGRHRPVMIHRALMGSIERFFGVLLEHYAGAFPRWLAPEQVRVLPVADEHQAYAESVLDRLGDEGFRATLAAADEPLGKRVRAGKVAKVPHVLVVGDDDRVNGTVGDNARGADAPERDLPLDEFVERLAAAVEAKS; translated from the coding sequence ATGTCGGAACTCACGATCACCCTTCCCGATGGCTCCACACGCGTCCTGCCCGAGGGTGCCACCGGTGCCGACCTGGCCGCCGACATCGGCCCGGGTCTGGCAAGGGCGGCCCTGATCGTCACCGTCGATGGCGACAGCCGCGACCTCGACCGGGTGCTGCCCGACGGGTGCAGCGTCTCGATAGTCACAGCGGACAGCGACGACGGGCTCCACACCATCCGACACTCGACGGCACACGTGCTTGCCCAGGCCGTGCTGGACCTCTGGCCGGGTGCCACCTACGCCATCGGCCCACCCATCGAGCACGGCTTCTACTACGACTTCGAACTGCCCGGCGGCGCCACGTTCAGCAATGACGACCTGGAGGCCATCGAGGCGAGGATGCGCGAGGTGATCGAGGCCGACCAGGCCTTCGAGCGCCATGAGGCCGACGCGGGTGAGGCTCTGGACCTGTTCGCCGACCACCGCTACAAGCGGGAGATCATCGAGCAGGTCACATCGGGTGCCGCCTCAGGCGAGATGACCGGTGAGGCGTCCACCGATGGTTCCGTCACCTACTACCGCAACGGCGACGAGTTCATCGACCTGTGCCTCGGACCGCACGTACCGTCCACGGGCCGCCTCGGGCACTTCGCGCTGCAGAAGGTCGCCGGTGCCTACTGGCGGGGCGACGAGAAGCAGCCGATGCTCCAGCGCATCTACGGCACCGCGTGGGCCGACAAGAAGACCCTGAAGGCGTACCTCCACCGCCTGGTCGAGGCCGAGAAGCGGGACCATCGCCGCCTCGCCGCCGAGATGGACCTGCTGTCCTGGCCAGAGGCCCTCGGTCCGGGGCTGGCCGTCTGGCACCCGAAGGGCGCCCTGGTCCGCAAGCTGATCGAGGACTACAGCCGTGCCCGCCATGAGGCCGGTGGCTACGACTTCGTGTACAGCCCGCACATCGCCAAGTCGGTGCTCTGGGAGACCAGCGGGCACCTCGACTTCTACGCCGACGGCATGTACCCACCGATGGAGCTGGACGGGGCCACGTACTACCCGAAGCCGATGAACTGCCCCTTCCACGTGGCGATCTTCCAGAGCGGGCAGCGCAGCTACAGGGACCTTCCCAGTCGACTCTTCGAGCTAGGCACCGTCTACCGCTATGAGCTCTCGGGCGTCATCCACGGCCTGATGCGGAGCCGGGGCTTCACCCAGGACGACAGCCACATCTTCTGCACCCGGGAGCAGGTCCCGGACGAGTTGGCCTCGCTCCTGGACTTCACCCTCAGCGTGTTGCGGGCCTTCGGGTTCGAGGACTTCCAGGCAAAGCTCTCCACCCGGCCGGAGGACAAGGCGGTGGGCGAGGAGGAGCTCTGGGAGATGGCCACCGACGGCCTCAGGGCGGCGCTGGAGTCGGCCGGGCTGGACTACGTGGTGGACGAGGGAGGCGGCGCCTTCTACGGGCCGAAGATCGACGTGGACGTCACCGACGCCATCGGCCGCCCTTGGCAGCTCTCCACCATCCAGTTGGACTTCAACCTCCCGGAGCGGTTCGAGTTGGAGTACGTGGGTGCCGACGGTGGTCGCCACCGTCCCGTGATGATCCACCGGGCGCTCATGGGCTCCATCGAGCGCTTCTTCGGTGTGCTGCTGGAGCACTATGCCGGAGCGTTCCCGCGGTGGTTGGCTCCCGAGCAGGTCCGGGTCCTGCCGGTGGCCGACGAGCACCAGGCCTATGCCGAGTCGGTCCTGGACCGGCTGGGTGATGAGGGGTTCCGGGCCACCCTGGCGGCGGCCGACGAACCACTCGGCAAGCGGGTCCGGGCCGGCAAGGTGGCCAAGGTTCCGCACGTGCTGGTGGTCGGCGACGACGACAGGGTCAATGGCACGGTGGGCGACAATGCCCGCGGGGCCGATGCTCCAGAGCGGGACCTGCCCCTCGACGAGTTCGTGGAGCGCCTGGCCGCCGCGGTGGAGGCGAAGTCCTGA
- the fabI gene encoding enoyl-ACP reductase FabI, with product MGILDGKRLLITGVLTDASIAFSVARLAQEEGAEVVLTGAGRGMRLTERTARKLPNPAEVLEFDVTSSEQADALRQHLAATWGQVDGALHAIGFAPEVCLGEDFMAAEWSDVAVAMEISAYSLKTVAEVVAPLMANGGSIVGLDFDARFAWPAYNWMGVAKAALESTSRYLARSMGPDGVRVNLVAAGPIRTMAAKSIPGFAAFEDAWGTRAPLGWDVHDAEPVARACVALLSDWFPATTAEMLHVDGGYHAIGA from the coding sequence GTGGGGATCCTCGACGGCAAGCGACTGCTCATCACCGGGGTGCTCACCGATGCCTCCATAGCCTTCTCGGTTGCCCGCCTGGCCCAGGAGGAGGGCGCCGAGGTGGTGCTGACGGGGGCCGGTCGGGGCATGCGCCTGACCGAGCGCACCGCCCGCAAGCTCCCGAATCCCGCCGAGGTGCTGGAGTTCGACGTGACCTCCTCGGAGCAGGCTGATGCCCTCCGGCAGCACCTAGCAGCCACCTGGGGGCAGGTGGACGGTGCGCTCCACGCCATCGGATTCGCCCCGGAGGTCTGCCTCGGAGAGGACTTCATGGCGGCCGAATGGTCCGACGTGGCGGTGGCCATGGAGATCTCCGCCTATTCGCTCAAGACCGTGGCCGAGGTGGTGGCGCCGCTCATGGCCAACGGTGGCTCGATCGTCGGGCTCGACTTCGACGCCCGGTTCGCCTGGCCGGCCTACAACTGGATGGGCGTGGCCAAGGCGGCGCTCGAGTCGACCTCGCGCTACCTGGCCCGCTCCATGGGCCCTGACGGCGTCCGGGTCAACCTGGTCGCCGCCGGACCGATCCGCACCATGGCCGCCAAGAGCATCCCCGGCTTCGCCGCGTTCGAGGATGCCTGGGGAACCCGCGCTCCGCTGGGGTGGGACGTCCACGACGCCGAGCCCGTGGCCCGTGCCTGCGTCGCGCTGCTGTCGGACTGGTTCCCGGCCACCACCGCAGAGATGCTCCATGTGGACGGGGGCTACCACGCAATCGGAGCCTGA
- a CDS encoding M23 family metallopeptidase, which yields MFRPTGLIGASVALLLALPSTAVAQVADRSVVFTSDPSQALVIDRDAGLQPLIKAASDVLPLAVAGLAVAEARFQGMARLLAEARRRQRAASAALLEVNRLVADIVRDADRLRSTYDDVLGGLSASSRRHLRRDARTRSNRSAVVRQVTSADWVCPIGSRTKFRDTWGYPRSGGRIHEGVDLVGIRHDPIVAPVDGVVSYRWDSVGGRSFDLVATDGDYYYGAHLSAYGREGAVRAGDVIGYMGDSGNAQGVHLHFEYHPGGGQNAVNPYPLADAHCTDRADANVSLYD from the coding sequence GTGTTCCGCCCCACAGGCCTGATCGGCGCATCCGTCGCGCTCCTCTTGGCTCTTCCCTCCACCGCAGTGGCCCAGGTCGCCGACCGGTCGGTGGTCTTCACCAGCGATCCGTCGCAGGCCCTCGTCATCGATCGTGATGCGGGCCTGCAGCCGCTGATCAAGGCAGCATCCGACGTGCTACCGCTCGCCGTCGCAGGCCTGGCCGTCGCCGAGGCCCGCTTCCAGGGCATGGCCCGCCTGCTCGCCGAGGCCAGGCGCAGGCAGCGGGCGGCCTCGGCTGCGCTCTTGGAGGTGAACCGGCTGGTCGCGGACATCGTGAGGGACGCCGACCGACTGCGGAGCACCTACGACGATGTCCTTGGCGGCCTCTCGGCGAGTAGTAGGCGACACCTGCGACGTGACGCCCGCACCCGGAGCAACCGCTCGGCGGTGGTCCGCCAGGTGACGTCGGCGGACTGGGTCTGTCCGATTGGCTCCCGTACCAAGTTCCGCGACACCTGGGGATATCCGCGTTCGGGCGGTCGGATCCACGAGGGCGTGGACCTGGTCGGCATCCGCCATGATCCGATCGTGGCGCCGGTGGATGGCGTCGTCTCCTACCGCTGGGACAGCGTCGGGGGACGTTCCTTCGACCTGGTGGCCACCGACGGCGACTACTACTACGGGGCACACCTGTCGGCGTACGGGAGGGAGGGCGCGGTGAGGGCGGGTGACGTCATCGGCTACATGGGCGACAGCGGCAACGCCCAGGGCGTGCACCTGCACTTCGAGTACCACCCGGGCGGCGGCCAGAACGCCGTCAACCCCTATCCGTTGGCCGACGCCCACTGCACCGACCGGGCGGACGCGAACGTCTCGCTCTACGACTGA
- a CDS encoding hemolysin family protein, with protein sequence MIALSLLAIVALVAVNALFVATEFALVAARPSSLEAAAADGSGSAARALVARRDLRVQMSGAQLGITVSSIALGVLVEPTIGRRMESIAYAAGLPSGVSSTVALILVIGLVAVFQMLFGELVPKNVAIADPERTLRWTVRIHGAFVALFRPAILVVDRLATWAVRPFGLTPVDEIERAVGVPELIALLDASRDDGLIDPFEYELLTSVLDLGRHTSASVMVPRSEVVTVDRRQPLSEIEGVVASSGHTRLPMLRSPTGELVGMVHAKDLLRLPLEARDEPVPMESIRSLPVLHSDLLLDDVLHRLRRSRSQMAVVVDGTGEWVGILSMDDVVEEMVGEIRDESDGLGR encoded by the coding sequence ATGATCGCCCTCTCGCTGCTGGCCATAGTCGCCCTTGTGGCGGTGAACGCCCTGTTCGTGGCCACCGAGTTCGCCCTCGTCGCGGCCCGACCTTCCAGCCTGGAGGCGGCTGCGGCCGACGGTTCCGGATCGGCTGCCCGAGCGCTGGTGGCCCGGCGGGATCTCAGGGTCCAGATGTCGGGCGCACAGTTGGGCATCACCGTGAGCAGCATCGCCCTGGGCGTCCTGGTAGAGCCCACGATCGGGCGCCGGATGGAGTCAATCGCCTATGCAGCCGGGCTTCCCTCCGGAGTGTCGTCGACTGTGGCCCTGATCCTGGTCATAGGTCTGGTCGCCGTGTTCCAGATGCTGTTCGGCGAGCTGGTTCCCAAGAACGTCGCCATCGCCGATCCCGAGAGGACGCTCCGATGGACCGTTCGGATCCACGGTGCGTTCGTCGCCCTGTTCCGCCCGGCCATCCTCGTGGTGGACCGTCTGGCTACGTGGGCGGTGCGGCCCTTCGGCCTCACGCCGGTCGACGAGATCGAGCGTGCCGTCGGGGTGCCCGAGCTCATCGCCCTACTGGATGCCTCACGTGACGACGGCCTGATCGATCCGTTCGAATACGAGCTCCTGACCAGTGTGCTGGACCTGGGGCGGCACACCTCGGCATCGGTGATGGTGCCGCGGTCCGAGGTTGTGACGGTTGATCGCAGGCAACCCCTGTCCGAGATCGAGGGGGTGGTGGCGTCCAGCGGACACACCCGACTGCCGATGCTCCGTTCGCCCACCGGTGAGCTGGTGGGCATGGTGCACGCCAAGGACCTCCTACGGCTCCCGCTGGAGGCCCGCGACGAGCCGGTGCCCATGGAGTCGATCCGCAGCCTGCCTGTACTGCATTCCGACCTGTTGCTCGACGACGTCCTGCACCGGTTGCGGCGCTCGCGGAGCCAGATGGCGGTCGTGGTCGATGGAACTGGGGAGTGGGTGGGGATCCTGTCCATGGATGATGTAGTGGAGGAGATGGTGGGCGAGATCCGCGACGAGTCGGACGGGCTGGGCCGGTGA